AGAAGCCGTCAACTAGCTTCTAGCCTTCCTTAGCACCCTTCAAAGAAAGAACTGGAGCCACCGGCAGCCTTTCCCCCTTCGGTAACGCTTTGCTCAATCGTCCGGACACTCCATCTCTCGTCGGACGCGGGATGCAACCTCGTTCAAGTGTTAATTTATTCTTccaaatatttctttttttatcaGAATACTAGCATAGACCGCACGTGATTAAAAAACCTAATTACTTTTCAATTCGAGAATGCATTGAATGatatattaattaaattaattaaatggTTGAGGTTCAATGATATAGGAATAGGGATTAAGCGATTGAGATTTTCAGACATGAAGGAGGGATGACCCGCGGCTGCGGCAATGAGGCCTGGACTGtgtggaggagaggggagggaaaaGGACTAGGGGTGAGCAAACGTATGCCATAGTGGGAGGTATGTGCGGGTGGGTAAGAGTAAGTGAAATATGTATGTGgtgagaaaaaaattattttttagcaCAAATGTTTTTGAACATGCGATTTGCGTCTACTCTTCCTCCTACATCCCTCTACCCTAACACGTgagtcaaaaaataaaaagtttTTAGCATAAACGTTCTTGAACTTGCAATTTCTATGGCCCTACATTGGATCCTAACCCGTGAGTAAAAAAATCGCTTTTGCTGCTTCTTTTTTTATCCAAATTTGCAGCTTCTCCATATTTATCCTGTTTAGACTTGTTTCGACTAAAAATTAAACTTGCTTCGTCGATGTTGTGATAGGACACGGACGACGCGAACGAAGAGCGTGTCAGAATCTCCTTCCCAAACGCTACAACACAGGACTCGCAGCTTGTGTGGACCTGACACGTTGGTATTGAGTAAGCCTTTGCTTTCCAAGTCGAAGGAACACGTAGCTCCGAACAAAAGACATGCAATAGGTAACGTGGTACGGTGGTAGTCATCTATTAGGTGAGAAGTAGTATCAACCTGGGAGTCCTTTTTTTTTCGAGCGCAGGCCGCTATTTTCTTGCAAGACACATGGGCGGGTAAGCAAACTTGTGGTGAGAAAAATAATTTGTTTTTGGCAGAAACATCTTCTAACTCGCGATTTCTATGGGTCTCTATCCCCTCCCACCTTCCTCGGCCCTGATAGGTGGGTCCAgcgtgaggggtacggtggaCCCGATTTGAGTgagaaaaattttcaattattttcgatctttatagtatagaaaaaaaattattttttagcaTAAACGTTCTTGAACATGCGATTTGCGTCTACCCTTCCTCCTACATCCCTCAACCCTAACAGGtgagtcaaaaaataaattttttttagcatAAACGTTCTTGAACTTGCAATTTCTGTGGCCctacattggatcctaaacggGAAACAggacatttgccgtgtgccaaaggcaCACGCACGCACGGCAAAACTTTTGCCGTGTGTAACACACGGTAAAGTGTCCACGGCATACGTCGGCCGGCAAAGGTCTTCTTTGCCGTGAGCTGGATATCGGTCACATGGCAAACACTTTGCCGTGTGGATTTCTCGGCACTCGGCGGAGTTTTTTGAaaggaataaaaaaaagaaaaaaaagtcgccgctgccccgccgtcgccgctgctccACTGCctcggccccgccgccccgccatcgCCCCACCACGTGCCGCCGCAAGAGCCCGAGCCACCCCGCCGTGCGCCTTCGCGGGGCCACCCCGCCACGCGCCGCCCCCTGCGTGCCTTCGCGGTGCCATCGCCGGAGGAGGCCGCACCGTTGCCCCGCTACGCCGCCGCCAGAGGAAGCCGCGCCAGGCCTGGATCTGCCCACTGGCCCACGCTCGAGGATCCAGCCCCGCAAGCTCGCGCTCGAGGCCGcgcgcccccgcctccgccACAGGTGGCCACCGACGCCCCGCAATgctgccgccggatccgccctcCCCGAGACCGgatccgccctcgccgccgcccgccggggacGGATCCGCCCTCGCCGGGGTCggatccgcccgcgccgccgttgccgctgGTGGCCCTCGCCGGCCGGTGCTGGAggccgtgcgcgccgccgccgagtccGGCTGGTGCTGGGGGACATGCGCGCCGCCGGGTCCGGCCGGTGCTGgggacgcgccgccgccaggtccGGCCGGCGCTGGTGGTCGCCGCTGGGGCCAGCCATGAAGTGAAgggaagagagagagcgagggaggggggggagagagagagcgagagcgagagtGCGAGAGATACGGGAGAGAGGAGGGCTGGCCGATCTTATCGGGATGGAGGGAGGACCTTTGTCGTGTGTCTTGATCCAGGACACACGGCtgactctttgccgtgtgcccctggtcaggcacacggcaaaatacaTTTGTTTCAATTAAATCATTTTCATAACGTGTTTAACAAAATTTGATTGAAtgaattttaaatatttttgcTAAAGCCAATAAACATTTATGTTTGATGATTCTTTGAAACAAAACTATTATTTCATGTAGTTATAACTCAATTTAAATGTATATAACATGATCTGGTTtaactgcaaaaaaaattaagaaacagatccaaaaaattaccaaaatttaGCATTAAGTAATCTAAGTTGGGTATTTCATAAACAAAAAGTTGTCACCTGAAAACCCAATTCGACTGTCACTTTGACTTGAAATCTGAATGATTTATTCTCTACTCTATGAATCTTCTCCGGATATGTTTGGATCTGTAAGGAGCATACGCTAAACGTGTGCGAAACcttctcaattttttaccatagACTCAAAACATGAAATTATGATATCATGAcaaattttatgatttttagacTTCATATGTTatttatagaattttaaaatgATTCGGCCTTATATTCCTGGTTATGGTTCGAGAAAAAGATGTTCGATATTGCCTCCCATTTCATAAATACGGTCTCAGATTGGACTCAATAATATGAATATGATTTTTTGATGGACTTTACTCCTTTATTCAAATTGTTTGCAGTTCAAATTGGACTTAATTCCAACACATGTgtttaaagaaattaaatgaCTAAATGTAGAAAAGAGACTAAAAAAAATACCATATGTTAGTATAAAGTACTATATACAATACGTGTATACCAAAAAATGTTGGGAGTGTgaaatcaattttttttgaaaaattttgccgtgtgctaaatactatgcacacggcaaacacaaaaaacacacggcaaatattctaatttgccgagtgcctgagctggcacacgacaaaaagggcttttgccgtgtgcagcaactttgccgtgtgcctctctgccagcacacggcaaaaaaggtttttgccgtgtgtccgaTTTTGAGCACACGGCAATGTTGCTGCACACGGCAACTATGCCGTTTTCCGGTAGTGTTTGctgcttcttttttttatcCAAATTTGCAGCGTCTCCATGTTGATCCTGTTTAGACTTGTTTCGACTAAAAATTAAACTTGCTTCGTCGATGTTGTGATAGGACACGGACGACGCGAATGAAGAGCGTGTCAGAATCTCCTTCCCAAACGCTACAACAGGGGACTCGCAGCTTGTGTGGACCTGACACGTTGGTATTGAGTAAGCCTTTACTTTGCCAAGTCGAAGGAACACGTAGCTCCGAACAAAGGCTATGCAATAGGTAACGTGGTACGGTGGTAGTAATCTATTAGGTGAGAAGTAGTATCGACCTGGGAGTCCTTTTTTTACGAGCGCAGGCCGCTATTTTCTTGCAAGACACATGGGCGGGTAAGCAAACTTGTGGTGAGAAAAATAATTTGTTTTTGGCAGAAACATCTCCTAACTCGCGATTTCTATGGGTCTCCACCCCCTCTTACCTTCCTCGGCCCTGACAGGTCCGACGTGAGGGGTACGGCGGACCCGATTTGAGTgagaaaaattttcaattattttcgatctttatagtatagaaaaaattatttttgaGCATAAACATTTTTGAACATGCGATTTGCGTCTATCCTTCCTCCTACATTCCTCTACCCTAACACGTGAGTCAAAAAATAACTTTTTAGCATAAATGTTCTTGAACTTGCAATTTCTGTGGCCCTACATTGGATCCTAACCCGTGAGTCAAAAAATCGCTTGTGCTGCTTCTTATTTTTATCCAAATTTGCAGCGTCTCCATATTGATCCTGTTTAGACTTGTTTCTAGACTTGTTTCGACTAAAAATTAAACTTGCTTCGTCGATGTTGTGATAGGACACGGACAACGCGAACGAAGAGCGTGTCAGAATCTCCTTCCCAAACGCTACAACAGGAGACTCGCAGCTTGTGTGGACCTGACACGTTGGTATTGGGTAAGCCTTTGCTTTGCCAAGTCGGAGGAACACATAACTCCGAACAAAAGACATGCAATAGGTAACGTGGTACGGTGGTAGTCATCTATTAGGTGAGAGGTAGTATCGACCTGGGAGTCCTTTTTTCGGGCACAGGCCTCTATTTTCTTGCAAAACACACGGGCCGGTAAGCAAACTTGTGGTGAGAAAAATAATTTGTTTTCGGCAGAAATATCACATAACTCGCGATTTCTATgggtctccacctcctcccGCCTTCCTCGGCCCTGACAGATGGGTCCGGCGTGAGGAGTATGATGGACCCGATTTGAGTGAGAAAAATTTTCTATTACTTCTGAACTTTATAATATAGATAGATAATCTTCTTCTGGCTAGACTCTCATGTGCGCTCCTCCATCTCGGTCTCCCAACGCTCGTACCTGCCGCCATGGCTCCAGCACCGCCCGGTCCCTCGCTACCTCGAGACCCCATGACGTGACCAGCGGCGCACGAGGCACTACGGTGAGGATGCCGGCAAGCAACAGGGCACGTGCAGGCGGCGCGGTCTGCCGCTACCTCCATAGCCAGAGGCGCATTCTGGGCACGGGCGGAGCTCGCACGGCAGCCAGGGGCAAGCTCCCGGCGCCTAGGGGTACGGTGGAGCGCGCCGGCAACACGGCCGGCTGGAGGCCGACGCTCCCCGCGGCTTCCCCCACGCTGGCCGATAGAGGAGCAGGCGGCGTCCATGGCTCGCATCAGGCATGTTTTGTTGTATTTTGCAAGCGTATATCCCAGTATATCCCACGTGTTTAATTATGATGTTTAGAAGAATATTCCTTGCAAGTGTTTCATGTGCATGTTGCAAAGTAAATTTAGATGTTGCAAAATAGATCTAGATATTGCAATATTTAATGATGTTTTAGAAGAATGTTGCTTGCAAGTGTTTCATGTGCATATGCTTTACAAATATGTTACAAGTGTTTAATTCGGACGTTGTATTTTTATTGAGATATTTCATATGGATTTTAAATATTCTATGAAATATGAAACAGTCGTTGCGACTTTTTTTTCATCATCAACGGATGGCtaacaaaaaaatttcaacataTTATTTTATATCGCAAACGCTAATTTTTATGTTGCAAATATTAATTTTATATGTTGCGAATGCTATTTCAAATTACCTTCTCATCTGATGTCCGGACGCTAGCAACTCTGTTCCCCTTCCGTCCAGAACTGAATAGCGACAGCCGCCGCAGGCCAGACCACATCCGGTGTGGTGCTTCTGGTTCCCCTCACACGTTCCCTTCCAACGGCTAGATTGGATTGGTAACTATCCGAATCTACAGTTTCTTTATTTCCTTGGCAGGAAACCCTAATTTGACGCATTTTTCCCTAGTTATAAGATACAAGACTTATTAGTCCTGGGACCTGCTTCTCTGAGCAATTAACTGTTTAACTGAAAACCCATGCCAACGCTAGTTTAACCCTGCACAGAGGGGGATGATTTCACGCTTTACACAGCAAGaagggaaaaaaagggaaagaaattTCCCTCCTTTTTTTCCCTCGAAAATTTCACGCTTTACACAGCAAGAAGGggaaaaaagggaaagaaattTCCCTCCTTTTTTCCCTCGAAAACGCACGAGAGCTGCGTTTCATTGTATTAAGAGGATGATGGAATAAAATTTCTTACAACGACGCGGAGGGCTAGCACTCTCGCAATATACTAGGGCATGCGGTTGTGATTTACAGAAAAGATAAAATAACCCAAGAGAGGTAGAGAGACGACCAAAAGACTTCTGCTCAACCGCATCTCAACAAGGGGCTTCGCATCAGCACGCAACCATGTCCCTTCTTCCTCAGGTACGGGAAGAGCTCCCTGGCCgcctccatatatatatatatatatatatatatatatatatatatatatatatatatatatatatatatatatatatatatatatatatatatatatatatatatatatatatatattggctTCTCTTGGGGGAGACATGGGGCATGCGATTCACCCTCACTTACCGGCGCCACCACCTTCATCCTCCTGGGGCTTCGGTATAAGCGGCATTTTGACTTTGCGCTTGACCTCCCCGATGAAGCGCTCAAAGTACACATGTTGCTGGCATCAATGCGTCTAAGGTATACTCCCATTTTTCCATTGTACTTATGCGCAATTTCTCATATTACATATGTTTCAGTTTCTCTGAAAATTACCATTGCCTATCGTGTCATTTCTCATTTCCATGGACTCCCAAGTCCCACCCAGTAGGAACGGTTGGTTCAGGTGTTGGTCCTTTTCGTCAATCGCAGCTCATCATAATCATCTGATAGTATGATGACCACATTTTGAGGCATTTGGTTCTTCAGTCTTCATGCTTCCTAACTTTCTTTAATTGTgtttcaaggagggttgttgtCTTTGATCACCATACTATAATGGACTCATGTGCCTGTAGGTTGGGTTTAGGTTATCTGTGGGCAAAGGTTTTCATCATATTTCTTACTTGCCAGTTGCCACAACAAGTGACATTAGTGTGTCACCTGCCAAGCAGCTATCTTTCTGCCGTACATAGCACAGAAAAGATGGTTAATGCAATCAAGGGGCAGCTCATCTCCTGGTAAGCTCCTGAGAAAAAAGTGAATTTGctgtttctttcccttttcgcTGTACAATTCACACACTTGATGTTCCTTCTTTCACAGTGATGTACCAATGGCGCAGTTCATTGTTAATCTGAACGCTTCGATGCCTGCATCAGAGAGGTTCATCGTGCACTGTTTGATCCCACACATTTTTGTTCATCCTCATGTGGCAGAGATGATCAGAAGCAAGATAGCAGAGTTCAGGGACCAGAACAGTTACGAGAAACCTCAATGATCATCCTCTCCCACATTTCCCATGTCACCCAACGTTCAGAGATTTCGGCTCAGTGTCCATGTAGAATGTCAATTAATAGATGCCATGTATCATAATGGTCTAGAGATGATAGTTGCTTGGCATTAGAAAATGCTGTGACTTGTTCTGTCCAGACTCCTTGAAGAGCCTTTTACCTGTTGATGCATTATTTGGTGCGCATAGTCTTAAACTTGGTTGCTGGTGGTGAAAAGGCACACCATGCATGATTGTCTTGCCTTAAGAGTCACCGTTGCCAACTCTCTGAAATTCCGTTGCTTAACATTAAGCCCATGCATTGGTACGTGCAACAGAGTCGACAGACGAAAGGTTTGGGAACAAAACTCATTTACTCATTAAGAAAAGTAACTATGCAAATTATTCCTCAATTTCTAAAAGGAAAAGCTCGACACTTCCAATATATCAATGGGCGGTTTACTTGCTATGCACAACCCTGCTATTAATAACTGAGAGCCACTTGAGAGGTAAACGTGATCAGGTTGAGATTCAGAAACAAAACACATTGTAGCCTCTAATTTGCTCAAGAAATGAAATCACATGACAAAGCTAAGTATCCAAAAAGAATTGTGGACCAACTACTTCAGTGTTCAAAATAGCACAAGACTTCACTGTTCAGAACAGCTCCATGATAGCACTTGCGCCCAGCGGTCTACATCTTCCGATAGAAATGCTTACAGCAACGGTTTTCAGTAGCCAAACATGAAAGAAATCAAGCCTCAGCAGCAGCCTCAGCATTGCGCTTCCGCGCCTCCTCAATGATACTGAGCTTGATGCCCTTGCCCTTGGGAAGAGATACCCACGGCTTCTTGTCCTTGCCAATGGTGAACACATTGCCCATGCGGGTGGCAAACTGGTGGCCGAGTGAATCCTCAACATGGATGGTCTCAAAGCTGCCCTTGTGCTTTTCCCTGCTCTTTATCACCCCAACACGCCCAGTGTTCCTTCCGCCAGTCACCATCACAACATTCCCAACATCAAACTTGATGAAGTCTACAATCTTGTTGGTCTCCAGGTCAATCTTGATGGTGTCATTGGCCTTGATGAGAGGGTCTGGGTAGCGGATAGTGCGCCCATCATAGGTGTTCAgaaaagggatgcccttctgCCCAAACTGCACAGACCTCACCTTGCAAAGCTTGAACTGCAAAATAGGAAAAGATCTCAATGTAAGAAGAAACCTTTCTGTCCAAAGCTTAGCTGTAAAGTCAATAGATAACCTAgataaaattttgaaacaaaCCAATGGGAAAAACTATATTTCAGTAATCAAAACAAGAATAATAAACATGATTACATGAAGAAACTGCATGGGCACAAATGGACTCTACCAAACAAAAGGCTTTGGGGAAGCTACTGATTTCAGATATGAATCTAGCATAGAAGAAATGAATTGGATTTACTTCAATTCCTTAGTTAAAGAAACAAAAATAATCACATCACTCAACATGGGATAAAGCAACAAGCCACAGAGaaggacaaaaggccttggattttttttttctttttcgagTGGAAAGGCCTTGGAAATTTTGGTGGTGAGTGTGTGCTGTATTCTATGACTATGTTGACGTAGTTTGACTGCATGGAAGCATGAAAAGCAAGCAAAAACCACTTCTACTACAGGAGCCAGTGATGGATACAAACCTTAGCCTCATCATCCCTGATACTGTGGAGACGGAAGCGTCCCTTGGTGTCGTAGAGAAGGCGGAAATTCTCTCCAGTCTTTGGAATTGACACAACATCTGCAGGAAAAGTGTAATGCATAACTGAATCTGGAACTAGCAATGGACATACATTGTCATCATGCACCCAAAATTATGATCCGGCATGCATCTTACCCATGAATCCAGATGGATATGTCTTGTCAGTCCTGACCTTGCCATCAACCATAACTTGGCGCTGCATCAAGATTGAAATAACTTCACGATAGGTCAGAGCATACTTCAACCTGTTCCTGAGGATAAGGATCAAAGGCAAGCACTCCCTGGCTTTGTGGGGACCTGATGAAGGCTTGGGTGCCTGCACAACaggaaaagaaacaaaatatGATTGAGCACAGATGGAGCAGTAACCAGTAAGTGATTGGACATCATATTGCAAATTTAAGACACATACAAATGCTCCACCAAGCTTGTCAAGCATCCAATGCTTTGGAGCATTGAGCCTCTTCAGATGTTTCTTCAAACCCCTCGCCTGTATAAAATGGTAAGAAAATTAATAAACATTACAAGCACTAAAATGATGTTCAGTTTAGCTGAAGGTGATAACATGCACATGCACAAACAAAAAAGGGGGGGCACAAGATGCTGCACTTGGAATAAAGACTGAAATGGTTTTATACTCCTTGAACATCTTCGAATGGAACAGCCAAAAAAGCAAGTAGTATGAGATGTGGTTTTGACAGGAAGACAATTCCTATTGCTCCTTAGCAGAATGCATTATACAATTGGCAGTAATTAGCAATACTGGTGGACAGTAGCATTATAGCACAATTTCATCCCTTGACCAGAACAttaatttcaaaaataaaagagtCCTATCACATTTACAGATTAGCAATACTGTTGGACAGTAGTATGATTcacttaaaaaaattaaaagccTTAATAAGACTGAGCAGTGTGCGAAAAAGAAAATGCCAACAACCTGAATGAGAGAAAATTAATAGCATTGCACACAAGATCTATGCAGGCGCGGTTTAGTACAGCAAGGGATACCCGATCTATAAATCTTACTTGACTATGGTACTTCCTAAAACAGTTAGATCAAAATGAAAGTATCCTCCTCTGTCTACACGCCATCTACGAGCCAAACGCGTGATCTCATAATAAGCACTAAACAAACAAGCGAATCAAGAACTCGCACGTAGTAACCATACCAGGCAAAGCACAATACAATGCACATATTCCTAAGGCTGCCATGCGACTCGCCGAATCAAATCAAGAACAGACCATATATATAAGGAACCCCGAAGGGGGAGAAAACCTTCCCCATAAATCGGAGAAAGAATCGACGTAAAAAACTAGAGTGCAGTGTAGAGCGCAGAGGCCGCCGGGATCTTACCATCTTGTTCGGCGCCTAGGGTTCGTCCGCGCTGGAGCGGgcgaagacggcggcggcggcgagctcgctaCGGAGGGCTGTGAGACGGTGATAAACCCTAGGGAATGCGACGGCGCTGGGTCGGGGCGAGAGCTTTATTGCCCGGGGTGAAGCTGGTGGCCGTGCGATGCGGCGTTAACGGCGCAGATCTGTATGTGGTGCGTCTGGCGCTCTTGGTTGGATCGGACCAACAAGGAGCCCATGCGTGTACTTGCTGGGTTTGCCACCAGCCCAAGAAGGTTCAAAAGGCCACAAGAAAAGAGGCAGACGGGAGAAGGCCCACATCCCCAGCCTTTGTATTATGAACAGAAATGTTAGGGaagtacttttttttttgagatcgaAATGTTAGGAAAGTAGGGAACTGATGGAACAATTAGCGAACTCATAGCACAAAAACGAATTACTAGCAAGTTACTGATAGAACAAGAAGTTTCCTTGCGAAAAAAATACTAGCAAATTATGGAACTCGCACTACTGCTACCTTATATGGTtacagagagagaaaagatgtgGCATTTGAGTGTTTTTTTCCCCTAACGAACCTGCAGAAAAGCACAGAGAAAAGGCCACGGCGCTTGATTTTTAAGGGGGCGAATACAGGTAGTCCCGCGAAGGTGGTCCTGATCTCCACCTATAACATGATTCTTTGATTAAATAATTTCTTCGATGCCATCCAAATTTATACGGAAACATATCAGATGCAAACTAATCTCTCCGTGCAAaccatgcaaacttcaatctgggttATCGGGTCAACATCCAAGGAGAGGGGCACAGGGGTGGGAgaggggatttgcaaaagtgtggtTATCTAATTTAAGTGatgaatgttgagtactctatcctacttgtgatgagtgaattgtcaaccatgCGGTGtaatcgtgcgcttggtctttggattgcaggtacacgggcgtcaagtgtcgacggagagctgccgtggaggtgctgtggccgatggaccgtgaggtggacggtggtgaagggcagccgggaccggagctcgtgccgggaggttgctgtggcgtccactcctggatcgagggcgcaagcggcgacggaaggccgGTTTCttgtttgcgccacaaaaccaagcaggcggacggcggttgaagacgccaagtcgtggaggcacgggcgtcggtcacGGAACTGATGGAGGTGACAGGCGtcgacggcatctagggccgtcagaaggccgaggtgggaacggcgtctagggccacggcgtggaggcgggaatcttcccgcgcgtgtagttttgacggttttctcaaaaccggccacctacccgagtttcgcggaccccccaaaaccgcgaaccggatcttcatcgtcATGGCcgcatcgcggagaaggcttcgagtcgaagaaagaaactccgccgtcggatgagatcgtgtacatatttccggttttgcccctacgggctttttagtgtctagtttgagtcgagggtattttggacccctgcgtgggcacctTAAATATCCCTCACCCTCTCCACTCTCTTCCCTTGCGCCAGCCATCTCTTCTCCCGGCGCCACTCCTCTCTCTCACCcggttctctccctctcctctctaggaCTAGGGATTTTAGCCATGGATTCTTGAGTTCTTGTACGGatattgatcgggaaaggaggcccaatcctccttgtgccctccagggttttgaattcaattcaatCTCGTACgatttgtgccttgttttgaaTTATTTCGATTTTCCTTTGACAAATCTTGAGCATGAGATGACGAGTGGTTTTCTGATCATCGAGtgactctttgtagtgattctaATACATCTAACCTAGTGCTAATCCCCCTGGAATCACGAGTTCACTCGAATCGAAGTTCTTGGCATTCTCAAGAAAACCCCCGTATTTGCTCGGAAttcttcgattcctcccaaatcatggagtgattcgtcgattccttccgtggacatgttcacgagtcctttgtgatcatgcctgcaaattttgagctcctttggacttgatttgacccTCCAATCATCAAAGTTTCCAAAGGTCGCGGGCTGGAAAAACGTTTCTggactctgtttttcttaccaccggatgaaccgacgcatTTAAGTTGTACGcgccggatcaaccggtgagtagttTTTTCGTGGGTTAGGGTTTTCTGCTGTTCACAAATTGCACTGGTGCATATCTCTCgatgagcatcggattaaccggtgtatgttgACCAGCGACCCCACGAGTGTGTTCTTAATCGTTTAACCGGCGCTTTGGGTTtgtgagcgtcggtttaaccggtgttttGAAGTCCATTTTGcagtccctctggacaactgcaccggcgacTGAActtgattttgtcggatcatccggtatGTGCTAACACCAGTTCATCCGACGCCGAGACAATCACCACATTGGATCAACTGGTGCTCGTTTCTCTCTGCTACCGGCTctgctcatcggttgaaccgacgctgttcaaatcagtgcgtcggatcaaccagtgagttataccgtgctgTGTCTTGCTGTTTCTCGCGCTGCTTTTCAGTGTTTGCTTCCGCGTTGGATCTTGTTTGTTCCTAGGgctttcttgtgttggtgtagtttctccatagctactccacactgttcctaggactctagggttgggtgtgTACTTCGGGACTAAGCCGATCTTTCCGATTGCAAGAATTTTTAATCGGCtcacattcacccccccctctggtcgccttttcggtccctcaattggtatcagagcttggttgaggtttttagtaccttaaccggatcgaaaaccacttggcgaccatggcgagtcttggtaagatctcagtgtttaccggcgaggactatgcttattgaAAGGTTCGCATGCGTGCCTTCTTGCAAAACATGGGAGCCGAGGTATGGGAtatcaccaagaaccaggcgtacgaggtgcttgccgttcggacctctcctcttcaggtgtccgagcacgaggctaacgccaaggctgtcaatgccttgttcgctggcgtttctcgtgcggagttctcacgcgtctggggttttcaggaagcccacaaagtctggatgtgtcttgagaactaccacgagggcacacctcaggttaaggctagactgttcgagactcatcggcgtgaatatgagaacttcacacaggagccgggtgagagcattggcgacatgttcagtcggtttcaatcgattgtgaacaaagtcaatgctaACAGATCTACTGATACCCTTGACTACACAGAACATGAGAA
The nucleotide sequence above comes from Panicum virgatum strain AP13 chromosome 3K, P.virgatum_v5, whole genome shotgun sequence. Encoded proteins:
- the LOC120698923 gene encoding general transcription and DNA repair factor IIH subunit TFB5-like; the protein is MDSCACRLGLGYLWAKVFIIFLTCQLPQQVTLVCHLPSSYLSAVHSTEKMVNAIKGQLISCDVPMAQFIVNLNASMPASERFIVHCLIPHIFVHPHVAEMIRSKIAEFRDQNSYEKPQ
- the LOC120698922 gene encoding 40S ribosomal protein S4-like, with the protein product MARGLKKHLKRLNAPKHWMLDKLGGAFAPKPSSGPHKARECLPLILILRNRLKYALTYREVISILMQRQVMVDGKVRTDKTYPSGFMDVVSIPKTGENFRLLYDTKGRFRLHSIRDDEAKFKLCKVRSVQFGQKGIPFLNTYDGRTIRYPDPLIKANDTIKIDLETNKIVDFIKFDVGNVVMVTGGRNTGRVGVIKSREKHKGSFETIHVEDSLGHQFATRMGNVFTIGKDKKPWVSLPKGKGIKLSIIEEARKRNAEAAAEA